Part of the Janibacter alkaliphilus genome is shown below.
CGCGTCCGCCAGCGAGCGGACGCCGATCTGCAGGTCGAGGATCGGCGCGGCGAGCATCGGCACCGAGGTGGACCCGACGTGATCGACCCGTACCGCCAGATCACCGAGCCCGTGCCGCAGCCGGGCCACGGTGCGCGAGGCCGCGTCAGCCCAGCCCGGGTCCGGCTCCGTCAGCACGAGCTCCGACGGCTGCACGGCCACCCGCCCCAGCCGGAGGTTCTCGGCGAAGGGCGCCAGCCGCTCCCGCCAGAGCCGCTCGACCTGCCCCCGCAGCTGCTCCGGGGTGCCGTGGTTGTCCAGGAGCACGTCGGCCACCGCGCGTCGCTGAGCGTCGCCGGCCTGCGACCGCATCCGGGAGCGGGCGTCCTCCTCAGGCATGCCACGGTGCTCGACCAGCCGACGCACCCGGGTCTCCTCGTCGGTGTCCACGACGAGGACGAGGTGGTACTGCGGGGCCATCTCCTTCTCGACGAGCAGCGGCATGTCGTGGACGACCACCGCAGCCCCGGCGTCGCGGGCCTGCTCGCGCCGCTCGTCGGTCCGCTGCCAGATCGCCGGATGGGTGATCGCCTCGAGAGCGGCCAGCGCCTGCGGGTCGCCGAAGACCACCCGGCCCAGCGCGGGTCGGTCCAGGGCGCCCTGCGCGTCCAGCAGGTCGTCGCCGAAGCGCGCCACCACCTGCCGCAGGGCCGGCTGCCCCGGCTCGAGCACCTCTCGGGCGATGGCGTCGGCGTCCAGCACCACGGCTCCGGCGTCGCGGAGCGCCGTGGCGGCCGTCGACTTGCCGGACCCGATCCCGCCCGTCAGTCCGATGTAGAGCACCCGCCGACCCTACCCAGGACGATGGGACCCAGGACGCGCGACCCGTCGAGGCACCGACCGTCGACGACGAGACGGCCCGCACCCCTGCCGGGGTGCGGGCCGTCCGCGTTGGTGGCTGGCGATCAGCCGCCGGTGAGCTTCTCCCGCAGAGCAGCCAGCGCCTCGTCGGAGGCGAGGGTGCCCTCGTTGCTCGGCGCCGGGGAGGCGCTGGGCGTGGGCTGGCCCGAGCCGGAGCTCGAGGGACGCGAGCCCGAGTCGGAGGAGTACGAGGTCGTGGTGACCTCGTCGCCCGCCTCGGCGGCGGCAGCGTCGTCGGCGGCCGCCTTCTCGATCTGGGCGCGGTGCGCCTCCCAGCGCTCGTGCGCCTCGGCGTACTGCTTCTCCCAGGCCGCGCGCTGGGCCTCGTAGCCCTCGAGCCACTCGTTGGTCTCCGGGTCGAAGCCCTCGGGGTACTTGTAGTTGCCCTGCTCGTCGTACTCGGCAGCCATGCCGTAGAGCGTCGGGTCGAACTCGGTGAGGTTGGCCCCGTCCTCGTTGGCCTGCTTGAGGCTCAGCGAGATCCGGCGACGCTCCAGGTCGATGTCGATGACCTTGACGAAGATGTCGGCGCCCACCTGGACGACCTGCTCGGGCAGCTCGACGTGCCGCTCGGCCAGCTCGGAGATGTGCACCAGGCCCTCGATGCCGTCCTCGACGCGGACGAAGGCGCCGAAGGGGACGAGCTTGGTGACCTTGCCCGGCACGACCTGACCGATCGCGTGGGTCCGGGCGAAGTGCTGCCACGGGTCCTCCTGGGTCGCCTTCAGCGACAGCGAGACCCGCTCGCGGTCCATGTCGACGTCCAGCACCTCGACGGTGACCTCGTCGCCGACCTCGACGACCTCGGACGGGTGGTCGATGTGCTTCCAGGACAGCTCGGAGACGTGCACCAGGCCGTCCACCCCGCCCAGGTCGACGAAGGCGCCGAAGTTGACGATCGAGGAGACGACGCCGGTGCGGACCTGGCCCTTCTGCAGCTCCTTGAGGAAGGTGCTGCGGACCTCGGACTGGGTCTGCTCCAGCCAGGCACGACGGGAGAGCACGACGTTGTTGCGGTTCTTGTCGAGCTCGATGATCTTGGCCTCGATCTCGCGGCCCACGTAGGGCTGGAGGTCGCGGACGCGACGCATCTCCACCAGCGAGGCCGGGAGGAAGCCGCGCAGGCCGATGTCGAGGATGAGGCCGCCCTTGACGACCTCGATGACGGTGCCGGTGACGACGCCGTCCTCCTCCTTGATCTTCTCGATCGTGCCCCAGGCGCGCTCGTACTGGGCGCGCTTCTTGGACAGGATCAGCCGACCCTCCTTGTCCTCCTTCTGGAGGACCAGGGCCTCGACCTCGTCGCCGATCTCGACGACCTCGTTCGGGTCGACGTCGTGCTTGATGGACAGCTCGCGCGAGGGGATGACGCCCTCGGTCTTGTAGCCGATGTCGAGCAGCACCTCGTCGCGGTCGACCTTGACGATGTGACCCTCGACGATGTCGCCGTCGTTGAAGTCCTTGATGGTCGCGTCGATGGCGGCGAGAAGCTCTTCCTCAGTGCCGATGTCGTTGACGGCGATCTGAGGGGCGGTCGTGTCGACCGTGCTGGCAGTCATGTAGTAGGAACTCCGATTGTGGACAGATGAGTAGCGGACAGATGGTGGTCGCACCGTGCTGAGATCCACCGCCCGGAGCCGGATGCGGTCGAGCAGCAGACGCACACGTGTGCACGTTTATCCTAGGCAACCCCTCGTCCGCGGGTCAAAGGCGCCCCGGGCCGTCGGCCCTGGAGCCGCCGACCGGCGGCACGCCCGGTGAGCTGCCCGCGCCCCCGCGCCCGCTCACCACCCGCTCACCCCCTGCGCACCACCCGTGACCTCGGGCGATACTGGCGCGGTGAGCGAGACCGACGACCGCGCGCCCGCCCGGGTCGAGCGCCGGAACGCCCCGCAGGACGAGACCGTGACCGCGAACCGCGGGTGGTGGGACGCCGCCGCGGTGGACTACCAGCAGGAGCACGGTGCCTTCCTCGGCGACGCCGAGCTCGTCTGGGGACCGGAGGGGTGGACCGAGGAGGAGCTGCGGGTGCTCGGGCCGGCCGGGGGCCTGCGCGGGCTCGACGTGCTGGAGTTCGGCGGGGGCGGCGCCCAGGGCGCCCGCTGGTGCGCGGCGCAGGGTGCCAGGGTGCTCTCCACCGATCTCTCGGCCGGGATGCTGGCTGGTGCCCGGCGAATCGACGCCGCCCACGACGGCCCGTCCCCGCTGCTGGCCCAGGCCGACGCCACCCGGCTGCCGCTGGCCGACGCGTGCATGGACGTCGTCTTCTCCGCCTACGGCGCCCTCCCCTTCGTCGCCGACGCGCGGGGGCTGATGGCCGAGCTGGCCCGGCTGCTGCGCCCGGGCGGCCGGCTGGCCTGCTCGACCAGCCATCCCATCCGCTGGGCCTTCCCGGACGTGCCCGGCGAGGCCGGCCTCGGCGCCAGCGGCAGCTACTTCGACGAGGCGCCCTACGTCGAGGAGGACGCGCAGGGCCGGGCGACCTACGTCGAGCACCACCGCACGCTGGGCCACCGGGTCGCCGACCTGGTGGCTGCCGGGCTGGTGGTCACCGACGTGCTGGAGCCGCCGTGGCCCGAGCGGAACACGCAGACCTGGGGCGGCTGGTCGCCGCTGCGCGGGGCGCACCTGCCCGGGACGCTGATCCTGGCCGCCCGCAAGCCCTGACGAGGCGCCTGACGTCACCCCAGCGTCGGGCGGTCCGACGGGCAGGTCGGTGGCGGACCGTGGCGGCTCAGTGGCCGGCGAGGATGTGCTCGGTGTCGCTGGCGCTCAGCGGCCGGGCGCGCAGCCGCGGCCCCTGCGCCTCGCTGCGGAACCAGTCGATGGTCCGGCGCAGCGCGTCCTCGATCTCGACCTGTGGCTCCCAGCCGAGCAGCTCGCGGGCCAGCGCGGTGTCCGGCTGACGGACCGTGGGGTCGTCGACGGGACGGGCGATGTGCCGGATCGTCGAGGTGCTCCCGGTGAGCTCGATGATCCACTCCGCGAGCTCGGTCATCGACAGCTCGTGCGGGTTGCCGATGTTCACCGGCCCAGCGTGCTCGCTGTCGGCCATCGCCAGGATCCCGGTGATGAGGTCGTCGACGTAGCAGATCGAGCGGGTCTGGCTGCCGTCGCCGGCCACCGTGACCGGCTGGCCGGCCAGCGCCTGGCGGATGAAGTTGGGGATCGCCCGGCCGTCGTCCGGGCGCATCCGCGGGCCGAAGGTGTTGAAGATCCGCACGATCCCGGTGTCCACGCCGTGGGTGCTGCGGTGCGCCAGGGTGAGCGCCTCGGCGAACCGCTTGGCCTCGTCGTACACCCCGCGCGGCCCGACCGGGTTGACGTGCCCCCAGTAGGACTCGGGCTGCGGGTGCACCGCCGGGTCGCCGTAGACCTCGGAGGTCGAGGCCAGCACGAAGCGGGCCCCCTTCTCCCGGGCCAGCGCCAGCGCGTGCATCGTGCCGATCGAGCCCACCTCGAGGGTCTCGATCGGCAGCTGCAGGTAGTCCACCGGGCTGGCCGGCGACGCCAGGTGCAGCACGAGGTCGACGTCACCCGCGACGGTCACGTCGCGGGTGACGTCCACCTCCACCAGGTCGAAGCCGGGCTCGTCGGCGAGGTGGGCGACGTTCGCCGGGGTGCCGGTGACGAAGTTGTCCAGCGCGACCACCTCGTCGCCGCGGGCGACCAGGCGCTCGCACAGGTGCGAGCCCAGGAAGCCGGACCCGCCGGTGACGACGGCGCGCACGGATCAGCCGTGCAGGTCGCGGCGACGCTGCGTCTGGTCGTCCGGACCGGACCGCCCGTCGGCCGGGTACGAGCCCTGCTGCGGCTGGTCGCCGAAGACGGGGTCCGGACCGGTGGCGTAGGCCGGCTCGTTCTCCAGGCGCCGGTTGCGACCGGCGACGATCGAGAAGATCAGTCCGCCGATGAGCAGCAGCGCGCCGATGATGATCAGCGGGATGGAGAAGGTGGTCTGCACGCCCTTGAGCAGCATCGACTTGGACTTGTAGTCCTCGACGTTCTGGTTGACGGTGTCCTCGGTGAAGCGGGAGACCGTGTCCAGGGCGTCGACCGTCTGGTTGTCGTACTGGAACTCCTGGTGCTGCTCCTCGGTGCGGTCCAGGACCACCCCGGTCACCGGGTCCACCCAGAAGGTGCGCTTGTTGGAGTAGTAGCGGTCCGCGGTGACCGCGCCGCTGTCGTCCGCCTGCCCGAAGAGCTGGCCGGGCAGCTCCATCTCGGTGTACTTCGTCAGCGGCACCTCCATGGTGTACCGGTACACCTCCATGCCCTGCAGCTCCTCGGTGTCCTCGTAGGTCACCGGGTAGGCCTGCCGGGTGGTCGAGTCCCACCACTCGTACTCGTCGGTCGGCTGCGCGTCGAAGGGGAACTTGACGGTCAGGCCCTGGTGCTGGACCTCCTGGCCGTCGAGGCTCTCGCCGCAGCAGTTCACCGCCATGCCGGTGTGCCGGTCGAAGACGACGGTCTCCTGCGAGGCAGCCATCGGCATGTCGTCGTCGTTGTTGTCGCTCTTGGTGCCCAGCTCCCACACGGCCAGGTCCTGATCGGTCTCCTCAGACGCCTGCTCGGCGTCGGAGGGGCGACCGATGACGGTCGCGACGGTGGTCAGCTCTCCCCCGCCCGGCTCGACGTTGTCCGCGTCGAAGAAGGTGGCGTTGGGGTCCTGCACCACCTGACGGGAGTTCTGGTCGAGCGGGACGACCGCCAGCCGCGGGTAGGCGTAGAACTTCAGGAGCAGGCCCAGGACGAGCAGGAATGCCCCTACGCCCATGATGATGGCCGGCAACAGCTTGCGCACGAGAGACCCTCCTTGGTCCAGGAACTTACCGGAGGGTAGCACCGCAACCCATCGATGACCGGCGTGCACGAGAGTAAGCGACGTGTCGTGCGCCACGTGGCAGGACACGACGATCCGCACCTCGCCTGCGATACCCCCTCCCAGGGGCCGCTATCAGCCCAGCAGGTCCGTGACCAGGCCGGACAGCGGACGGCTCGGGCTCACCCCTTCGGCCCGCATCCCCAGGCCCTCGGCCGGGGCGAGGTCGCCGGGCTTGTCGCCGAGCATCACGCACCGGCCCGGCTCAGCCCAGGGGGCCCGCCGCAGGACCTCCTCGAAGAGTCCCGGCCTCGGCTTGCGGCAGCGGCACGTGCCGCGCTCGTGCGGGCACACGGCGACGGCGTCCAGCCGGCCGCCGGCGGCGGCCAGCCCCGCGCGCAGCCGGTCGTGCACGGCCCGCAGGTCGGCAGCGGTCATCAGGCCGCGCGCCACGCCGCGCTGGTTGGTGACCAGCACCGTGGTCAGCCCGGCGGCGGTGAGCCGTCCCACCGCGTCGGCCGCCCCGGGCAGCAGGCGCAGCTCCTCGGGCCGGGTGACGTAGCCGCCCTCGACCTGCACGTTGAGGGTGCCGTCCCGGTCCAGCAGCACCAGGTCCACCGGGCCGCGCCCGTCGGGCTCGGGCAGCAGCGGCGGCCCGTCCCACCAGGGGGCGGGCAGCGCGCTCAGGGCAGCTCCTGCATGACCTCGTCGACCGCCTCGCACCAGGCGTGCGCCCACAGCATGTGCAGCTCCTGGATGCGCGGGGTCTCCTCCGAGGGCACGACGAGCAGGTGGTCGGCGAGCTCGCCCAGCCCGGCGCCGCGCGCGCCGGTCATGAGCACCGTGACGAGGCCGCGCTCGCGGGCCACCTGCAGCGCGGCCAGCACGTTCGGGCTGGCCCCGGAGGTGGACATCGCCAGCAGCACGTCGCCCTCGCGCCCGTGCGCCCGGACGCCCCGGGCCAGCACCTGCTCGAAGCCGTAGTCGTTGGCGATCGCGGTGACCGACGAGGTCGACTCGGCGAGGCTGACCGCCGGCAGCGGGGCCCGGTCCTGGACGCACCGGCCGAGCATCTCGGCGGCGACGTGGCTGGCGATCGCCGCCGACCCGCCGTTGCCGGCGACGAGCAGGGTGCGGCCGCTGGTGACCGCGGCCACCACCGCCTCCCCCGCCGCCAGCACCTGCCTGCGCAGGCTCTCCTGCGCGGCCGCGCGGGCCAGCTCGGACCAGGCGGTCACCCCGGCGTCGTGCCGGGCGGCCAGCACCCCGGCCGGGTCGCGGGGCTGCGTCGGGTCGCTCATCGTTGCCCCCTCCAGGTGGTGGCTCCGTGGTCGGTGAAGGTGAACTCCGAGACCTGCAGCCCGAGGCCGATGAGGGCGTCGGCGACCTGGTGACGCCGTTCGAACTCGCAGATGAAGATCATGTGGCCGCCGCCACCGGCTCCGGTGACCTTGCCCCCGAGGGCCCCGGTACGCATGGCCAGGTCCACGGCGTCGAGGATCAGCGGGGTGGCGATCCGGCTGGACATCCGCTGCTTCTCGGCCCAGGCCTGCCCGAGCAGCCGGCCGACCTCGTCGACCTTGCCGCGCAGCAGCGCCACCCGCATGGCGTCGGCGAGGTCGCGCTGCGCCCGCAGGCCGGCCACCGCGTCCTGCTGGCCGGTCTCGTAGCGGCTGACCTGGTCCTCGATGATGTGGTCGCTGACCCGGGTCCGCCCGGTGTAGGCCAGCAGCATGTTGTGCTCCAGCTCGTGCACGGTGTCCGCGCGCACCCGCAGCGGCGAGACGACGACCTCGCCGTGGCCGCGGAACTCCATGAAGTTGAACCCGCCGAAGGCGGCCGCGTACTGGTCCTGGTAGCCGCCGGGGATGCCCAGGTCCTCGCGCTCGAGGTGGTAGGCGAGCTCGGCCATCTCGTGCGGGTCCAGGTCGATGCCGCAGTGCCGGGCGACGAGGTCGATCACCGCCACCATGACGGCGCTGGAGGAGCCCAGCCCGGAGCCGGGCGGGGCGTTGGTGTGCAGGAAGAGGTCGAAGCCGTCGGAGGGCATCGCCCCGCGCAGCGTCATGATCCGGTCGATCGCCGCCTTGGGCAGGTCCAGCGTGCCGTCCAGGGTGGCCCGCTGGCCGACCTCGTAGTCGATCGCCTGCCCGTAGTCGTGCGACTCCACGGTGATCCGCCCGTCGGTCCGCGGACGAAGGGTGGCGTAGGCGTAGCTGCTGATCGTGGCGCTGAGCACCGCCCCGCCCTCACGCTCCGGGAAGGGCGAGACGTCGGTCCCGCCGCCGGCGAAGCTCACCCGCAGCGGCACCCGCGCGCGCAGCACCGGTCGCTCCGGTCGCATCAGACCCCTTCCGATGGGTGACAATCGTCCCTGTCCAGCAGTTACCCGATGGTAGGCGAGGAGCACCGTGCCGTCCCCGACGACCGCTCAGCCTCGCACTGTGACGCTCGACGCGTTGCGGGGGGTGGCCGCCTGGCTCGTGCTGCTCTCGCACGTGGGCTTCTGGACCGGGGAGACCTCCGGGGGCGCCGTGGGCAGCCTGGCCGCCCGCGGCGACGTCGGGGTGGCGATCTTCTTCGCGCTCTCCGCGGCGCTGCTGTCCGCCCCCTTCGTCCGTCGCGGTCTGGGCGAGCCGGCCCCCTTCTCCCTCGCCCGGTACGCCCGTCGCCGCCTGGCCCGCATCCTGCCGGCCTACTACCTGGCGCTGGCCGGGGTGCTGCTGACCGCGGTGGCGCTCGGCGACCCGGGCGGGGTGCTCAGCCTGCCGACCGTGCTGGTGCACCTGGTGCTGGGGCAGGGCGTGACCGGGGTGACCTTCCAGTCCTTCACCCAGACCTGGAGCCTGACCACCGAGGCGGTCTTCTACCTCGTGCTGCCGCTGGGTGCGGCGCTGGCCGTGCCGTGGGTGCTGGCGGCCGGTCCGGGAGCCGCGGACGAGAGCGCGCGACGTCGTGCCCGCGGCCGTCGGATGATCCTCGGCTGCGCCGTGCTCGGCCTGCTCGGGCTGCCGGTCCAGGGCCTGGCCGCGGTCTTCACCGGGGAGGGCGCGTCCTGGTGGGCCGGGGCGCTGGCCACCTCGGTGCCCGGGCACGCGCTGTGGTTCGCCGTCGGGATCGCCGTCACCGTGCTGCTCGAGGCCGAGCGCGCCGGGACCCGGCTGTGGGGCGGTCGCGCCGGTGAGCTGGTCGAGGTGCTGCGCACCTCGCCCGGGACCCTGGTGCTGCTGGCGCTGGTGGTCTGGGCGGTCGCCGCCACCCCGCTGGCCGGGCCGCGCGACCTCACCGACCCGGCGGCCGGCGCGCTGGTCGCCCGGGAGGTGCTCTACGGCGTGATCGCGCTGGCGCTGCTGCTCGCCGCGACCAGCCGGGGACTGCCGGAACGGGTGGCCGCCTCACGGCTGGCCGGCCCGAGCCGGTGGCTGGGCGACACCTCGTACGGCGTCTTCCTGTGGCACGTGCTGGTGCTCCAGGTGGTGTACGCGGCGCTGGACCTCCGGCTCTTCTACGTGCCCTTCGTGCCGATGCTCGTCCTCGTCACCGTGCTCTCGCTGGGCATCGCCCACCTGTCGTGGGTGCTCGTGGAACGGCGGTTCATCGCCTGGGCCCACCGGGACGCAGCAGCGCGGCCAGCAGCAGCCCGACGGTGACCGCGCCGAGCCCCTGACCGACCCAGGCGCCGGCCGAGTACCGCTCGGCGACGCCGAGCGCGGCGATGGCGAGGGCCGAGAGCAGCAGCGTGCCCAGGACGGCGAGCGGCCGCGCGCGGGAGGGCACGAGGGCACCGAGCGGGGCGAGCAGGGCGCCGAGCGGGCCGGCGACGAGACCCCCGAGGACGAGCGCGGTCAGGCCGGTCGGCAGCCGCCCGGCCGTCCTGGAACGCACCTCCGTGGCGGTGCCCGGCGGGTCTCCCCGGGGCGGGGCTGTCCCGTCGGCGCGCGGCACCGCGGGCACCGACGGGCGCCGGGCGCGGGCGAGCCGCTCGCCGGCCGCCCAGAGCAGCAGCAGGGCCACGAGCAGCCCGCCGACGAGCAGGGCGGTGCGGTGGGCGCCGTTGGGCGCGAAGTCGACGGTGACCTGCTCGGCTCCCCCGGCCGGGAGCCGGAAGCCCTGACGCCAGCCGTCGACGGTGACCGGGTCCAGCCGCCGCCCGTCGGCGGTGCGTGCCTGCCACCCGGCGTTGGCCCCCTGGGCCAGGGTCAGGTAGCCCGCCTCCCCCGGCTCGACGTCGATACGCCACCGGCCGGGGTGCTCACGCTCGGCAGAGGTGACCCCGCGGGCCGGCGCCGCCGAGGCGCTCGACGCGGTCGCGCCGCCGCCCACACCCGACGGGCCGTCCGCGGCGGCCTCTCCCTCGTCCAGGCCCGCCGCGCCGGCCTCTCCCGCGTCCTCCGCCGAGGTTACCCGGACGCGCTCCGGCAGCAGGACGTCGGTCGCCGTGGTCAGCACGTCGGTGCGGCCGCCGTCGTGCGTGGTCTGACCGCACGAGCGGAGCGGCACCGGACGGCCGGAGAGCAGGTCGCCGCGGGAGACCGACAGCGCGAGGCCGACCCGCTCCTGGCCGATCCGGACCGAGCCGGCCTGCCCGCACCCCAGCTCCACGGTCCGGTCGTCGCTGCTCTGGTCGTCACGTCCCTGGTTGGCGCTGCCCGCCAGCCCGTCGACGCTCACCTCGGGAGCCCGCCAGGACTCCCCGCCACGGACGAAGCTCAGCCGCAGGGTCGAGGTCTGCTGCACCGGGACCTGCAGCCGGGTGGTGGACCCGCGCACCCAGGTGCCCTGGTCGGTCTGGATCCGAACCGGCCCGGCCGCGCGGTCCAGGGAGATGGTCGAGACGCGACGCTGCTCCCCCAGGTCGATCTCGAGGGTGGGGGCGGCCTCGTCGGGAGCGGGTTCCCAGCGGGTCGCGGGGTCGCCGTCGACGGCTGCGCCTGGCCGGTGCTGCAGCCGCTCGTGCGCGGGGCGGTCGGTCGCGGCGCGGGTGCTGCTGCGCAGCGACCAGGGACCGTCGAGCAGGTCCTCGGCGGCCAGGCTGGGCCGGGGCCGCGCCCAGGCGCGCACGTCCAGGGCGCCGCTGGGCGGGGTGGCGGTGCGGCGCAGGTCGGCGCCCTCCTCCCCGAGGCTCGGGTCGGCGGCCGCGCGGGGGTCGCGGGTGATGAGTACCGGGCCGTCGCCGGAGGGCAGCGCGAGCACCGGGCCGTCGTCGTCGGTGCCCGGCGCCACGCGGGTGGTGCGGCCGGTGCTCTCGCCGCCCGGCGGCAGGTCGCGGGTGCCGACCTCGACGGGACGGGGGTCGTCGGCCGGGAGCGTCGGCGAGCGCCCGTCCTGCGGTGGCAGCCCGGAGGACAGCGCCTGCCAGCGCAGGGAGTCGGTGGTGATCGCGGCAACGTCCGAGCCGTCGCCGCCGAGGCCGTCCGCGACCGGGTCGTCGGCGGCGACGTCGCCGGTGAGCAGCATCGCCTGCTCCGGGGTCAGCAGGCCGGTCTCGGCGAGATCGGTCCACACCTCCGGCGCCCCGGCGACCCGCTGGGCCGTCGCGACCGGGTAGAGGCTGGCGGCGTCGTCGGCGTCGGCATCCGGGGCCGTCACCGACCACACGACGACCCGGTGCTCGCCCCGGCCGGTCGCGTCGGTGCGCTCGATCCCCGGCGAGGCGTCCAGCGTGGCCGCAGCAGCGTCCGGGTCGAGGGTGCCGACGTCGGCGCTGATCCCCCAGCGCACGACGACCCGGCGCACCCCCAGGCGCTCCAGCTGGTCGGCCAGCCGGGGCGAACCCACCCCGGCCGAGGCGAGCAGATCGATCCCGTCGAGGACCCGGGTGGCCCCGGGGTGCCCGAGCGGGGCCGACCCGCGGCCGAGCACCGGTGACTCGGCCAGGGCGGCCAGCGGCTCGTCCACCGTGCGGCCCCAGGTGTAGTCGGCGGTCCGGGCGCCGGGCAGCAGCAGCGTGGCTCCGCCCTCACGCTGGGCCGCGCGGTCGACCGTCTGGGCCGTCGTGGCCCACTCGGCGGGCACCTCGTCGTAGGCCCAGGCGTCGCCGCCGCGCCCCTGCCACAGCGGCAGGGTGGCCGCGACCAGCGCCACCGCGGTGCCGGCGACGAGCAGCCGGCCCGTGGTGAGGCGTGCCCCCACGGCGAACCGGCGCCCCGTCCACCCTCCCGGTGCGGTGGGGACCCCCTTCGCCACCCCGCCCCGGCGTCCAGCCACCCCGGCGAGCAGCAGGCCCACCCCGAGCGCCACCGGCAGGCGGACCAGCGGGTCGGCCTTGTGCACGTTGCGCAGCGCGGCCAGCGGCCCGTCCAGCAGGTCCTGGACCGGGCCGGCCAGCGGGCCCGAGCCCGAGCCCTCGCGGCCCACCGCCATGACGAGCACGCCCAGCAGCACCCCGGTCAGCGCCCACCGGGTCAGGTGTCGTCGCTCCGCCGACGCGCGCTCGCCCGGTCCGTGCCGGCGCGCCCTGACCAGGCCGGCGAGACCGAGCCCGGCCACCGCCATGGTGCCGATGATCGCCAGCACCGACTGGGCCAGCACCCAGCCGGTCTGCCAGGTGGGGTGGTCGCCGGCGGTGAGGATGTAGGCGACCCAGTGCTGCGCCCCGCGCAGGACGTTGGGCAGCGAGGCCACCGCCGTGGTCGTCGAGGCCACCTCGATGAAGTCGAGGAAGGGGTAGGAGTAGCGGCCGAGGACGAGTAGCGGGCCGAGCCACCAGGCGCTGCCGAGCAGCGCGCCCAGGCTCCACCAGGCCAGCGCGCGGCCCTTGCGGCGGCCCCGGGGGGCCAGCAGGATCCAGCCGGCGGCCGGGACCAGCGCGACCAGGGAGACGGTGGCGTTGACCCCGCCGAGGCAGGCGGCCAGCAGCCCGGTGGTCACGGCGGCCCGGCGTCTGTCGGACGCCGCGACGCCCTCGCGCACGGCCCGCTCGGCCGCCAGCACCAGCCACGGCAGCAGCGCGTAGGGCCACACCTCGACGGAGATCTCCGAGAGCACGGTGAGCACCCGCGGCGAGAGCGCGTAGACGACCCCGGCCAGCAGCGCCGTGCCGGTGCCGAGGCCGGCGATGCGACGGGCCAGCCGCTCGGTGCCGAGGAGAGCGACGACGAGGATCAGCGCCCACCAGGCCCGCTGGATGACCCACGGGTCGAGGCCGATCACCTCGCCGAGCCAGTAGAAGGGACCCATCGGCCACAGGTAGCCGTAGGCCTGGTTCTGCAGCTCGCCGACCCCGGTGTGGTCGTTCCAGGCCCACAGGGCCCGGGCGAGGTATCGGCCCGGGGAGAGCAGCAGGTCCACCTTCGTGTCCGGCTGGATCATCCCGGGGGCGACGAAGAACGGCAGCACCCCCACGGCGAGCATCGTCACCAGCCGCTGCAGCCCGGCCCGCCGTCGGCGGACGTCGGTCGCGGCGGGGGCGCCCGGGAGGGACCTCGCGGTGGTCGCCGAGGCAGCGGCACCGTCGGTCATCGACGACGCAGCACGAGCAGCAGGTTCCAGGTGAGCACCTCGCGCACGCCGGGCACCCGCAGCAGGTGGGCGAAGCCGTCGGGGAGGTAACGCGGGCGGGCGACGAGCACCTCGACGTCCGTGCGCTGCCGGGCCCAGGCCAGGCCCTGGGCGACCGAGACCCGGTAGAGGGTC
Proteins encoded:
- a CDS encoding acyltransferase family protein; protein product: MTLDALRGVAAWLVLLSHVGFWTGETSGGAVGSLAARGDVGVAIFFALSAALLSAPFVRRGLGEPAPFSLARYARRRLARILPAYYLALAGVLLTAVALGDPGGVLSLPTVLVHLVLGQGVTGVTFQSFTQTWSLTTEAVFYLVLPLGAALAVPWVLAAGPGAADESARRRARGRRMILGCAVLGLLGLPVQGLAAVFTGEGASWWAGALATSVPGHALWFAVGIAVTVLLEAERAGTRLWGGRAGELVEVLRTSPGTLVLLALVVWAVAATPLAGPRDLTDPAAGALVAREVLYGVIALALLLAATSRGLPERVAASRLAGPSRWLGDTSYGVFLWHVLVLQVVYAALDLRLFYVPFVPMLVLVTVLSLGIAHLSWVLVERRFIAWAHRDAAARPAAARR
- a CDS encoding GHMP kinase; translation: MRPERPVLRARVPLRVSFAGGGTDVSPFPEREGGAVLSATISSYAYATLRPRTDGRITVESHDYGQAIDYEVGQRATLDGTLDLPKAAIDRIMTLRGAMPSDGFDLFLHTNAPPGSGLGSSSAVMVAVIDLVARHCGIDLDPHEMAELAYHLEREDLGIPGGYQDQYAAAFGGFNFMEFRGHGEVVVSPLRVRADTVHELEHNMLLAYTGRTRVSDHIIEDQVSRYETGQQDAVAGLRAQRDLADAMRVALLRGKVDEVGRLLGQAWAEKQRMSSRIATPLILDAVDLAMRTGALGGKVTGAGGGGHMIFICEFERRHQVADALIGLGLQVSEFTFTDHGATTWRGQR
- a CDS encoding alpha-(1->3)-arabinofuranosyltransferase domain-containing protein, producing MTDGAAASATTARSLPGAPAATDVRRRRAGLQRLVTMLAVGVLPFFVAPGMIQPDTKVDLLLSPGRYLARALWAWNDHTGVGELQNQAYGYLWPMGPFYWLGEVIGLDPWVIQRAWWALILVVALLGTERLARRIAGLGTGTALLAGVVYALSPRVLTVLSEISVEVWPYALLPWLVLAAERAVREGVAASDRRRAAVTTGLLAACLGGVNATVSLVALVPAAGWILLAPRGRRKGRALAWWSLGALLGSAWWLGPLLVLGRYSYPFLDFIEVASTTTAVASLPNVLRGAQHWVAYILTAGDHPTWQTGWVLAQSVLAIIGTMAVAGLGLAGLVRARRHGPGERASAERRHLTRWALTGVLLGVLVMAVGREGSGSGPLAGPVQDLLDGPLAALRNVHKADPLVRLPVALGVGLLLAGVAGRRGGVAKGVPTAPGGWTGRRFAVGARLTTGRLLVAGTAVALVAATLPLWQGRGGDAWAYDEVPAEWATTAQTVDRAAQREGGATLLLPGARTADYTWGRTVDEPLAALAESPVLGRGSAPLGHPGATRVLDGIDLLASAGVGSPRLADQLERLGVRRVVVRWGISADVGTLDPDAAAATLDASPGIERTDATGRGEHRVVVWSVTAPDADADDAASLYPVATAQRVAGAPEVWTDLAETGLLTPEQAMLLTGDVAADDPVADGLGGDGSDVAAITTDSLRWQALSSGLPPQDGRSPTLPADDPRPVEVGTRDLPPGGESTGRTTRVAPGTDDDGPVLALPSGDGPVLITRDPRAAADPSLGEEGADLRRTATPPSGALDVRAWARPRPSLAAEDLLDGPWSLRSSTRAATDRPAHERLQHRPGAAVDGDPATRWEPAPDEAAPTLEIDLGEQRRVSTISLDRAAGPVRIQTDQGTWVRGSTTRLQVPVQQTSTLRLSFVRGGESWRAPEVSVDGLAGSANQGRDDQSSDDRTVELGCGQAGSVRIGQERVGLALSVSRGDLLSGRPVPLRSCGQTTHDGGRTDVLTTATDVLLPERVRVTSAEDAGEAGAAGLDEGEAAADGPSGVGGGATASSASAAPARGVTSAEREHPGRWRIDVEPGEAGYLTLAQGANAGWQARTADGRRLDPVTVDGWRQGFRLPAGGAEQVTVDFAPNGAHRTALLVGGLLVALLLLWAAGERLARARRPSVPAVPRADGTAPPRGDPPGTATEVRSRTAGRLPTGLTALVLGGLVAGPLGALLAPLGALVPSRARPLAVLGTLLLSALAIAALGVAERYSAGAWVGQGLGAVTVGLLLAALLRPGGPRR